From Alicyclobacillus vulcanalis, the proteins below share one genomic window:
- a CDS encoding transposase domain-containing protein encodes KTVDIVPNGTKLTDVTQYTQTVNLHLLTGHYRARASAVTYSIVETAKENGLNPTAYLKYLFERMPNMDLTDEVKRAGSASAALHERLRLHPDSTPLVGSKLTRRKGPK; translated from the coding sequence GAAGACGGTCGATATCGTCCCGAACGGGACAAAGCTGACCGATGTCACACAGTACACACAAACGGTGAATTTACACCTCTTGACGGGACACTACCGAGCGCGGGCGAGTGCCGTGACGTACAGCATCGTGGAGACAGCGAAGGAAAATGGACTGAATCCGACCGCGTATCTCAAGTATCTCTTCGAACGGATGCCGAACATGGACCTGACGGATGAGGTGAAAAGGGCTGGATCGGCGTCTGCGGCGCTCCACGAGAGACTGCGACTACATCCTGATTCGACGCCGCTGGTTGGGTCAAAGCTAACCCGCCGAAAAGGGCCAAAATGA